One segment of Hypomesus transpacificus isolate Combined female unplaced genomic scaffold, fHypTra1 scaffold_155, whole genome shotgun sequence DNA contains the following:
- the LOC124488906 gene encoding uncharacterized protein LOC124488906 isoform X1, with protein MRMFQNVLLLCLPHLLATLNLFSETPNKTEATQSSELGSYAYTEQHQPSSQSTADYLNNQRDMFSTQERFTISLATDKNVDDTTHEDIGGTETNASSTVLASNERTPLKENKSDVETNFFPTGVAHHTPADLGSMPVVDSIPEDTNWTQIKTKTSTNIETGPNKDTDIGLSNNMEGVSPSSIVTVTDTLDVMTGAERTTIKLQYPKDHVKVSAHVNGLRLDGAVKHLNKDNDPDTHTDALLHSRIVTHSNQDSFNLSNHPQPRSQIKCTFLDILSRTHTRKHLVGVSDENRRADNMTLLLIAKNAMGILPPQSTVPHCKDVNRTSSPLRSSRLICFIVLWALGVTAAVFLGLTIFLRVCLSVQKERGRRGSGRLRETAKGLDMQSLWVAQKSSVEERVEFWYANGATMEFDNRGKDSEKGRLKWERGEGFWAQPKVTLDDITEFWYVNGRALTETQI; from the coding sequence ATGAGAATGTTTCAGAATGTTCTGCTGCTGTGCCTTCCACACCTCCTTGCCACTCTTAATCTCTTCTCGGAAACCCCCAATAAGACAGAAGCCACACAATCATCAGAACTTGGGAGCTATGCTTACACAGAACAACATCAGCCCTCATCCCAGTCAACTGCTGACTACTTAAATAACCAGAGGGACATGTTCAGTACTCAAGAGAGGTTTACCATCAGTTTAGCAACTGACAAAAATGTAGACGACACAACTCATGAAGACATTGGAGGAACCGAAACCAATGCTTCTTCAACTGTTCTAGCAAGCAATGAACGCACACCTTTaaaggaaaataaatcagaTGTTGAAACAAACTTTTTTCCAACAGGAGTAGCCCATCACACCCCTGCAGACTTAGGAAGTATGCCTGTGGTGGATAGTATCCCAGAGGATACCAACTGGACACAGATCAAGACAAAAACTTCAACAAACATAGAGACAGGTCCGAACAAAGACACAGATATTGGGTTAAGCAACAATATGGAGGGGGTCTCACCCTCCAGTATAGTGACAGTTACAGACACTTTAGATGTAATGACAGGAGCAGAAAGAACAACTATCAAATTACAATACCCCAAGGACCATGTTAAAGTAAGTGCTCATGTGAATGGGTTACGGTTAGATGGTGCAGTAAAGCACCTAAACAAAGATAATGACCCTGACACCCATACAGATGCACTGCTACATAGCAGAATTGTCACACATTCTAATCAggattcatttaatttaagtaaCCATCCTCAGCCACGCTCACAAATAAAATGCACATTTCTGGACATATTgtcgagaacacacacacggaaacacTTAGTAGGGGTTTCAGATGAGAACAGAAGAGCTGACAACATGACTTTGCTTCTGATAGCCAAAAATGCAATGGGCATCCTACCCCCTCAAAGTACTGTACCTCATTGCAAAGATGTAAACAGGACATCCTCACCTCTTCGATCCTCTAGGCTGATCTGTTTTATTGTTCTGTGGGCCCTCGGAGTGACCGCTGCTGTCTTTCTCGGTCTGACTATCTTTCTGCGGGTGTGCTTGTCTGTCCAGAAGGAGAGGGGTCGGAGGGGAAGTGGTAGACTAAGAGAAACTGCTAAAGGTTTGGATATGCAGAGTTTGTGGGTGGCCCAGAAGTCATcggtggaggagagagtggaattTTGGTATGCCAATGGAGCAACAATGGAATTTGACAACAGGGGGAAAGATAGTGAGAAGGGAAGACTAaaatgggagaggggggagggcttTTGGGCTCAGCCTAAAGTGACACTGGATGACATTACAGAATTTTGGTATGTGAATGGGAGAGCATTAACTGAGACACAGATATAG
- the LOC124488906 gene encoding zonadhesin-like isoform X2 → MALMKKDEFILFPVIIFLILPGHPAQDIESTTVVGATMTAPITVDSSVKIIRKTFTPLDVTSAMVPTEPPLMTSPASTISTTAASTPEKTTTVPTEKIDKTNWEATTTHVFIPVSSIDAKSTTILLPVSKVSTTFSVKITTEVSHIATEGPALDTTTPLEPTTLQDVLPTVVSLLPNTYQKLLTNDLTAWSFQTTTPSTEGSPTLLTESTTPIVMRMHTGRFSNPSTTDTSRSSLDSVLIEDPLKPSLLWSIIVTTLVGVIVVAGVMCLYLFVNLKRPKRTKHFGSNLRNGHGSKRKKMAEEDAWAGPVNLGNGEGEECDGVEEGGTWRTITRRPTGQRWFSARLSLMRLTEGGEGLIVG, encoded by the coding sequence ATGGCATTGATGAAGAAAGATGAGTTCATTCTTTTCCCAGTCATTATTTTCCTCATTTTACCTGGTCACCCTGCCCAAGACATTGAAAGCACCACAGTTGTGGGTGCCACCATGACAGCTCCCATAACTGTAGACTCTTCGGTCAAGATCATCAGGAAAACATTTACACCGTTAGATGTTACCTCAGCAATGGTACCTACTGAACCCCCTCTGATGACATCACCTGCATCTACAATATCAACTACAGCAGCATCTACTCCTGAGAAGACCACCACAGTGCCAACTGAGAAAATTGACAAAACTAATTGGGAAGCAACCACCACCCATGTGTTTATCCCAGTGAGCTCAATTGATGCTAAAAGCACCACAATTTTGCTGCCAGTCTCTAAAGTGTCCACAACCTTTTCAGTGAAAATTACAACGGAAGTTTCCCACATTGCAACAGAGGGCCCTGCATTGGACACAACCACTCCACTTGAACCCACTACGCTCCAAGACGTTTTGCCAACTGTGGTTTCCCTACTGCCAAACACTTATCAGAAGCTGTTGACTAATGACCTCACTGCATGGTCTTTTCAAACCACCACTCCTTCCACAGAGGGCTCCCCCACACTGTTAACAGAATCAACTACCCCCATTGTGATGCGTATGCATACAGGCAGGTTCTCTAACCCCAGCACCACAGACACCTCTAGATCATCGCTGGATTCAGTCCTAATTGAAGATCCCTTAAAACCAAGCTTATTATGGTCAATTATTGTCACCACTCTGGTTGGTGTGATAGTTGTGGCTGGAGTTATGTGTCTCTACTTGTTTGTTAACTTAAAAAGACCCAAACGGACCAAGCACTTTGGCTCCAACCTACGGAATGGGCATGGGTCCAAGCGCAAGAAAATGGCAGAGGAGGATGCATGGGCAGGACCAGTGAACCTGGGGaacggagaaggagaggaatgcgatggtgtggaggaggggggaacctGGAGGACAATCACAAGGAGGCCAACGGGACAGAGGTGGTTCTCAGCACGTTTATCGCTAATGAGActgacggagggaggggagggcctGATAGTGGGGTAG